Proteins encoded by one window of Bubalus kerabau isolate K-KA32 ecotype Philippines breed swamp buffalo chromosome 22, PCC_UOA_SB_1v2, whole genome shotgun sequence:
- the IFIT5 gene encoding interferon-induced protein with tetratricopeptide repeats 5, whose translation MSEIPKDCLKTILLELECHFTWNLLKEDIDLFDVEDTIGQQLEFLTTKSRLTLYNLLAYVKHLKGQNEDALKCLKQAEEIIQREHSDKEEVRSLVTWGNYAWVYYYMGQLKEAQKYIDKIGDVCKKLSSPSNYKLERPEIDCEKGWALLKFGGKYYQKAKAAFEKALEAEPDNPEFNIGYAITVYRLDDSDREGSIKSFSLGPLRKAVTLNPDNSYIKVFLALKLQDVHAEAEGEKYIEEILDQISAQPYVLRYAAKFYRRKNSWDKALELLKKALEVTPTSSFLHHQMGLCYRAQMIQIKKATRNRPKGKDKLKVDELINSAISHFKAAVERDSMFAFAYTDLANMYAEGGQYSNAEDIFQKALRLENITDDHKHQIHYHYGRFQEFHRKSENTAIHHYLEALKVKDRSSLRPKLTSALKKLATKRLGHNASDVQSLSALGFVYKLEGEKRQAAEYYERAQKIDPENAEFLTALCELRLSI comes from the exons ATGAG TGAAATTCCTAAGGACTGCTTGAAGACCATTCTTTTGGAGTTAGAATGCCACTTCACATGGAATTTACTTAAGGAAGACATCGATCTGTTTGATGTAGAAGATACTATTGGGCAACAGCTTGAATTTCTTACCACAAAATCCAGACTCACTCTTTATAACCTATTGGCGTATGTGAAACACCTCAAGGGCCAAAATGAAGATGCGCTAAAGTGCTTGAAACAAGCAGAAGAAATCATACAGCGAGAGCACTCGGACAAAGAAGAAGTACGAAGCCTGGTCACTTGGGGAAACTATGCGTGGGTTTACTATTACATGGGTCAGCTTAAAGAAGCCCAGAAGTATATAGACAAGATAGGGGACGTCTGCAAGAAATTGTCTAGTCCTTCTAACTACAAGTTGGAGCGTCCAGAGATTGACTGTGAGAAAGGATGGGCACTCTTGAAATTTGGAGGAAAATATTACCAAAAGGCTAAAGCCGCTTTTGAGAAGGCTCTGGAAGCAGAACCAGACAATCCAGAATTTAACATTGGCTATGCCATCACAGTGTATCGGCTGGATGATTCTGACAGAGAAGGGTCTATAAAAAGCTTTTCTCTGGGCCCCCTGAGGAAAGCTGTCACCCTGAACCCAGATAATTCCTACATTAAGGTTTTTCTCGCACTGAAGCTTCAAGATGTGCATGCAGAAGCTGAGGGGGAAAAGTATATTGAAGAAATCCTGGACCAGATATCAGCCCAACCTTATGTCCTTCGTTATGCAGCCAAATTCTATAGGAGAAAAAATTCCTGGGACAAAGCTCTAGAACTTTTGAAAAAGGCCTTGGAGGTGACACCAACCTCTTCTTTCTTGCATCACCAAATGGGACTTTGCTATAGGGCACAAATGATCCAAATCAAGAAGGCCACTCGCAACAGACCTAAAGGAAAGGATAAACTGAAAGTTGATGAGCTGATTAACTCGGCTATATCTCATTTCAAAGCAGCCGTGGAGCGAGACTCTATGTTTGCATTTGCCTACACGGACCTGGCCAACATGTATGCTGAGGGAGGCCAGTATAGCAATGCTGAAGACATTTTTCAGAAAGCTCTTCGTCTGGAGAACATAACTGATGATCACAAACATCAGATCCACTACCACTATGGCCGCTTTCAGGAATTTCACCGAAAATCAGAAAATACTGCCATCCACCATTATTTAGAAGCCTTAAAGGTCAAAGACAGGTCATCTCTGCGTCCTAAACTGACAAGTGCTCTAAAGAAATTGGCTACTAAGAGACTTGGGCACAATGCTTCAGATGTGCAGAGTTTAAGTGCCCTAGGGTTTGTTTACAAGCTAGAGGGAGAAAAGAGGCAAGCAGCTGAGTACTATGAAAGGGCGCAAAAGATAGATCCAGAAAATGCAGAATTTCTTACTGCTCTCTGTGAGCTTCGACTTTCCATTTAA